The stretch of DNA GTCGCCGACTTTGAGGCCGGACGAGAAGATGCGTTGTTGCCAGGCGCTGCTGCGGTTTGGATCTTTGCGTACCCAGCCGATGTCGCCGCCGTTCTTGGCGGTTTTGGTGTCTTGCGATTCGGCTTTAGCAGTCGCGGCAAAATCTTCGGGCTTGACGTTCGTGTTCGCGGCGGGTTTGACGCGCTTGGTGATTTCGTCAATTTTGGTTTTGACGGTATCTTCGTCTGAACTCGCCAAGACATCGCGGCGGATGATGCTGGCGCGATATTCAAACTGTTTGTTGCTGTTGTATTCCTCTTTCAGATCGGCGTCGGTGATGTTCATCGTCTTGGCGACCTCATCGGTCGAGATGAAGATGTAATCCACCTTGCGCGTCGGTTCGTCCGCCTTGAAATCGTTCTTGTGGGTTTCGTAATAAGACTTCAATTCGTCATCCGCAGGCTTGAAGGTGTCTTTGACTTTGTCGCGATCCACAATGGCGTAGGCGACCTCGACCTTGGTGTTGTCTTTCTTGTAGGTCTCTTCAATCTCTTTGTCAGAAACCTGTTCGCCTGAAATCAGGTAGCTGCGCACTTTGTTGGCCGTGATGCCGTCGCGCACCGATTTCTCGTATTCATTGACGCTCGAACCGTTCAAGGCCAAACGGCGGCGGTATTCTTCGGGGCCAATAAATAGGCTGGTCTCGCTATTGGTAAAGGACTTGACGACCTGGTCGCTGACTTCACGATCCGTCCCTTCCAATTTGAGATTGGCGGCGATGTCGAGCGACAAACGGCTGGCAATCAAAGCATCCAGCGCCTGCTTGTCAACCCCCAGGGCCTTGAGCGTAGAGAGCGGCAGTTGGCCGCGGCCCCCGCCATATTGCGCGCCGTAAGCCGCCATGGTGTTGCGCAACTCTTTGAGGGTGATTTCCTGCGAACCCACTTTGGCGATGACCTTATTATCATCTTCGGAGGTGGCGGTCGGGGTGCGGCCCCCCGTCAGACTCGTGTTTGGAATATAGAAAACCACCAAACCGACCAGCAGCAACAAGGAAAAGAGCAGCAGCACGATATTGCGCGAGCGCTGAAACTTAGCGAAAAAACGAAGCATGTTTAGACTCCGGAATTGGGATTGGAATGCGGGTGCTGCGCTTCACGAGGCAACTGGCAGCCCGGCAAGAAAGCCGGAATAATACCGGCTCGAAGGATTCTCTTCAAGCGCGTCTGCACGCGCGGGGCAATCGTCGAAATTGAACTGTCAGCGAACTATCAATGCAAAGGCAGTGTAGGGGTGACGGGAGCGGATGACAAGCGGCCTTACGAAACAGCCGAGGCCAGAGTTGCGGCAAAAATCTGCACTGCGCCGCCACGCGTGGGTTTGCACATGGCTGAAAGCTTTGATTAGGATGCTGCCCGCGCACCGGGGTGAAGCGGCCGGATGGCTGGGTGGATGCGCACACGCAACCGAAAACACTCTGCCTCGCATATACAGCAAGCGAGCCAGCATCAGCAACGCATACCACAAACAGTTCAAGCATTCCTTTTTTACCACGCAAGGGCGGCTTGAATCAGAACAACTGGGGAGCCATGTCCTCTGCAAACGGGCCAACGAGCGAGATCACTGACTTACTGCGGCGCATTGAGCAGGGCGATGCTCTGGCGCACGACCGCCTGGCCGGCTTGGTGCGCGCGCAACTCAAACGTATCGCCGCCAACCGTCTGCGCCGCGAACGCCCGGATCATCTCTATCAAACCTCCGACCTCGTGCAGGAAGCCTATATGCGTCTCTTCAACATGAAAGAAGTGCACTGGGAAGGGCGCGAACATTTCTTCAAAGTGGCGGCGTTACAGATGCGGCGCATCCTGGTCGAATACGCGCGCCACGCCTACCGACACAATCCCGTCAACGTGCCGCTTGATGATGTGCCTGGCTTGCAGTTCGCCGCCGGGCCGGAATTGCTGCGCGTCAACGAAATTCTTTACGACCTGGAAAAGATTGATCCGCGTCGCGCCGAAATCGTCGTGTTGCGCTATTTCGGCGGCTATCAAATCGAAGAGATCGCCCGGTTGACCGGCCTTTCCGTGGGCACGGTCAAACGCTACTGGGCGACGGCCAAGGCTTTCATAAAATTGCAACAGGGTTATCCCACGGCGTAACGCCACGCCCGTCTCCCCGGAGAGCAAACCATGCAGCAAGACCCGACCGATGAAATCACCCGTGAACGCTGGCGGCGCGCCTTTGAATTGTGCGAAACCTGCGCCGCCTTGCCTGCGGCCCAGCGTGCCAGCCATTTGCAAACGGCTTGCCAGGGCGACGCGCTGCTCTTGCGCTGCGTGCAGCAGATGCTCAGCGCGCAGACCGTCGCCGAAACCGACGGTTTTCTGGAAGCGCCGGCCTGGTCTTACACCCCGCCCGCGACTGATGCGCGCGCCGCGCTGGGCCAATCCGCCGGCGCTTACCGCATCACGCAGTTCCTGGATCGCGGCGGTATGGGCGAAGTCTATCTGGCCCGCCGCGCCGATGGGATGTTCGACCGCCAGGCCGCCGTCAAATTGATCCGCGCCGATTTGAACGCCAAAGATTACCGCCGCTTCCGCCGCGAAGTGCAGATTCTGGCCGACCTGAAACACGCCAACCTGGTGACGCTTTACG from Acidobacteriota bacterium encodes:
- a CDS encoding SurA N-terminal domain-containing protein, whose product is MLRFFAKFQRSRNIVLLLFSLLLLVGLVVFYIPNTSLTGGRTPTATSEDDNKVIAKVGSQEITLKELRNTMAAYGAQYGGGRGQLPLSTLKALGVDKQALDALIASRLSLDIAANLKLEGTDREVSDQVVKSFTNSETSLFIGPEEYRRRLALNGSSVNEYEKSVRDGITANKVRSYLISGEQVSDKEIEETYKKDNTKVEVAYAIVDRDKVKDTFKPADDELKSYYETHKNDFKADEPTRKVDYIFISTDEVAKTMNITDADLKEEYNSNKQFEYRASIIRRDVLASSDEDTVKTKIDEITKRVKPAANTNVKPEDFAATAKAESQDTKTAKNGGDIGWVRKDPNRSSAWQQRIFSSGLKVGDIDGPFRDGSSWYLMKVTEQREVPFEQMKATLRAGVSNRKAYGEASKLADKAYEKATEYKDLRKAADEIAKEMKTTTDKLLKSTPYFKNGDTLPGIGSSPQFEEAVGTLKKGEIGDKVGITGGLAVPQATDILDKGTALSFEQARNQVENKLRQEKEPNLALAKAQELITKAKTAAEFQTLAKAAGLEVKTDTNFNNLTFPGQSAGGLQTSQQARNTLFTLKEGEIVKAPIKYGAAGYIVFAATKRTEADLSKLAASREDIRQRLVSERQGLAYDAYIKAARKRYEDAGKIKIYQDRIDSFIAAQQ
- a CDS encoding sigma-70 family RNA polymerase sigma factor, which gives rise to MSSANGPTSEITDLLRRIEQGDALAHDRLAGLVRAQLKRIAANRLRRERPDHLYQTSDLVQEAYMRLFNMKEVHWEGREHFFKVAALQMRRILVEYARHAYRHNPVNVPLDDVPGLQFAAGPELLRVNEILYDLEKIDPRRAEIVVLRYFGGYQIEEIARLTGLSVGTVKRYWATAKAFIKLQQGYPTA